GATGAGAAGAGATTGTTTGTTTGGTGGGTTTTGAACGGTGTGTAATAAAAATTGTATAAAATGATTTTCTAGATGGTAGCAAACATGCCCTAATCCACACAAAATTTTCTAGTGATGTATTTCAAGACTCTAGTCTCCACCAGCTTCGCTACTAAGCTAGATGTAAGTAGGCATAGTACCTAGAATTTTCTAAGGATAAGCTTTAACAATGCTTTTGAATAAACGGTTTAACAAATATTCGATACGATTTTGATTAATTCATGAATGATTTTTCGAACCAAATTTATAGTCAAACTCGTAATCGAACCAATTTGTACGCTAATTACCATATTGAGTGCCAGAGGCGAAGCCACTGTATAACACTTGCACACCCTGCCCAACATTCTCCAAAGCCTAAAATTTAATAAGTGTTAGGTTTTCAAGCCCATTTCAGCTTACTTGCACCCTCTTATAATTGTTTTGCTCCCCCTAAATTGGATGTCTGCCTCTACCTGTGCTACGCGCGTAAGATATGCAACTCGTAATCCAGCCAAATTCATGAGACCAAGGTTAGTAAGCACAAAGTGTCCGACTCAAGTTGGAGTAAGGCTAACAGTGGCACCATTTTACCACCATTGGTGTAAAAGTGGTGTAATAATCTATTTTTTCTAGTATAAGTTTTTCGCATCCCACTAATTTCTTCACATTTCGTGTTTTCGTTTGAGGACCTTGAGGTACAAATGCGGCTGAGATTGATTGGAAATTggggttttagggttttcagaTTCTGCGCGAGATTTGATTCATCAATCATCAAATCCACTAAAGGGGTCTTTAGCATTCACCCTAATTTCATAGTGgttgttttcaatttttaatttaggTGTATGTCTTTCCATTTCCGATCAGTTTAGGTTTTGAACAACACAGTTCCGAGCTTCCATCCACTTCATAGAAACACATATTACTTCTACAATCTTCACCAATTGATATATCAGAAAGAATGAACTCACCTCAGATCCAGTGGTGTGTGTTGTGATCAGAAGAAGCAAAGATTTCAATACTTCAGAAATTGGATTTTAGGGTTTGCACTTGAAGATCAGCGATTTCCACATTCAATAGGTACTGCTTCCTTATCCAttgtttaattttgagttttcAACTGCAAATTTTGGGGGTTTTCTAAGTTTATTAAGGTTTTATTGTTAAACATTGGAAGAATCAAGAAATGCACCATGTATTGATGGGGAAGATAGAATTAGTAGGTTACAAGATGAACTTATTCATTATATCATGTCTTTCATCGATACCAAACTTGCTGTTCAGACTTGTGTATTGTCAAAAAGGTGGATTCATATGTGGAAATCTCTGCCTTTTCTGAACTTGGATAGGAATTCATTTTCGAATGAAAAAATACATAAGTTTGTAATGTTTGTAGACATGGTATTCCTTTTTTGCAAAGACATTGATATTCAGAGGTTTAAGATACGTAGGGATAACTCTGTGTATGATGATTCAGTGATAGAGCATGTCAATAGATGGAGCCTTATTGCTGCCGTTAAGCACGATGTTCAAGAAATAATGATAAGAATCACTCACTGTCGTAATTTGGCATATGAAATTTCATACCATCTCCTGAATTGTAAATCACTAAGAAAGTTGGAAATGCAAATGTTTAGTAATGCCAGATATGTAGAGATGATTCTACCAAGATCAATGAATTTTCCTCAGCTTAAACTACTTTCTTTTACTGGGGTCTCAATCTCTAATGTAGAAGCATCTAAAAGACTCTATTCTAGTTGTCCAGTTCTTAAAACGTTACGCTTAGTTGATTGTGATGCACAAACTGATAATCAGAAGAATTTGATTGTTGATTCCCTCACCCTTAAGGAGTTTGAATATAGCCATCGTCGTAAATATCTTTTACGCGAAAATGACACTATGGTTAACATTATCAAGTTATGTGCTCCAAATCTGGATGTCTTCACTTGCAAAAATCTTTCTTGAGACAAGATTATTCTCTGGAAAACTCTTCTCCACTATCCAGAGTAAATTTTGACATGAAACTCAAagcaaaaaaaagaagatgagaaCGCAGAAACTTATTCAAATCTGCCTTCAACGGAAAAAGAAGTTTATGCTAAACGTATGATGCAATTTCTAAGAGCGGTTTATTTGGTAAAAGGAATGAGGTTATCATCACCTGGTTTCCTTGAGGTAtgggttcttcttctctttcgtgAATTAAAAACATTATAACATATTTGCCAAAATGGTTTACTCTATTAATGCGTCTTGGTTTATTGTAACTAGGTTAGATTTGATTTTAGAATCTAAAGAATCTTCTTTTGTTTGTCAAGGTTCTCTCACAAGCACCTGACTTATTAGACTGTCAACCTCCTCGCTTAGGTAATCTGCAATATTTGACGTTGGAAATGTGGTGTACAAGAGGTTGTTTGCGTGCTATACGTACTCAAGATTTGTCCTCATATAACTCAATTATTGCTTAAAAACAATGAGGTAACGTTCAACTATATTGTTTTTTAATCGGCCTACAATGTCGTTCCAACAGTTCTAATACAACATCTATATTTCTCATTTATCTCATTCAGCAACATTTATTTTGGGTTACACTTAGATGACCTATCAGTTTTTATAATTGTCTGGATACAGTCAAATCCAGTGGATGTTGGAGATGATTGGGAAGCAGGATTGTCATCTCCCGGAATGTTGTCTCACCTTGAGCTTGTCGGGATTATGGAAATGGAAGGATGTGATAATGAACTCAAATTTCTCAGTTTTTTGTTGAAAAATGCGATGGCCCTGAAGACTGTGGTACTGTATCCTCGTTCTACTGTTGCCTCTCCTGATAGAGTGAGAAGGCAATTTATGAATAAGCTAAGAGCATTTCCAAGAGCTTATTCATACATCATAATGCACTGGGGAGCAGCAAATAGTACCCACCTCAAGATACACTGTACGTACTCAAACAATGAAATGACATGACTTCCCTTGCAAGATCTCTTAATTCAAGGTTTCTTCCTTTAActtacttttgtttttttggttatGCATTTTATCTGTTTAAAAGGAAGGATTGGAATGTCTAGTGATCCTATCCTCAAACTCCAGTACTTATTTGTCTGCTTCCATATCTGAACTATACAGTGCGAGGTGGTTTAAAGTTTCTGATCTGTAATCTGTaggtctttatatatatatactggTTAAATAAGAATGGTGCCTTTCTCCCTGTAGTGTTTTCTATAGTTACGCTTATTATGAGGCATCCATATGTTATCCATTTTGTGctctttttgattttgaatttggattTTGTTTCTGTATATACTGGCTTAATCTTGAAAATCAATTTGCTCTTAAGATCACATTGTGTAGCCTATTCGTATATAAGTCACAAACGCATGAATTAACACCGAGATATCTGAAAAACCTGAAGTATGTTTTCTTTAAGATACTTGAATAGCTACTGCTAATGGTCTGTAAGCTTTAGGGTGAAAATTCTGCCGATAACCAAGCTTCTACATTTTTAGAAGGGTACCACCTCCCTACATTTCTTGGTTGTCATGTCAGGGTAATATAGATTGTTCTTGAAGAATCCTGTCTGTGGTATGATGGTGTTACTATAAGCTTATTTGCTGCTTTGATCTGCCTGCATATAATATCTATGTTTCCCATAACAAGCTCATTTCATGATCAAAGTTATATCATCACAATGTTTGCATAAATATAGGTACGACTAATATGGTCCATCAGTGCTTTTCTTCGAACCTGTTGTTCTGAGGTATGGTAAGTGCAACGGACTAATTTGCTGCTTTGATCTGCACCCCTGGCTATAAATAGTTGTTTATTTGGTTCTTGTCAAGGTTTACATGTACACAACTAAGTGTATTGGAAATTGTTAGGTTAGCTTTTCAGCTGAATTTCAAGTAGTGTCGTAACTTGATTGTGTTTCCTAGCTAGTACTGTGAATCTTAGTTTCACTGTCAGTTCAGCGTGAAAATGGAATTTGGTAGATAGAAATTAAGATTTTAGGTAAAAGGTGGTGAAGAAAGATGTCATCCATTGTCAGTTCAGCGTATTCATTATGATGAGATTGTAGGTTTTCAGATTCTAGAGCACGTCTGTACACGATCGTCTCTGTGTTTCACCTGAGTTTCTCTCCCTCTCCTTTTCTGGGATTTCTATAAATTCTTCCACTGATTGCAAGATAATATTAGATATCTCATGTTTGAACTAGTATCTCAATTTTCATTTCTCAAATTAGTTCTTATTTTTGTCTAGTATGAGTTGAGTTGAtaactctttttatttttatgatcGATATTTGATAACAATTTTAGTATAGGCATAACCAAAAGTATTCTAAATGAATGGTTTTTCGTAGTTAAAAGCTAGCACAAGACAATGGTCACCAGTTTATATCTGGGAAATTCCATTAGATATCACCAGTTTTTGGCTTTGAAGCTATGGACGGACCATGGTCTGGTTTCATTATACTGTGTAGAAAACCTGCAAATCATCACATTTTACTTGCTACAAAATAAAACTGTGAATCAGACCCCAAAATTTATAGAATTCAGTAAAAATTAAGAATCTGAAAAACACCAGTAATGAATCGTCGTCAATCACAAGAGAGCTCATTTCAGTTTAAATTCATCAAAAACAAGAGGAACACAGACTGCGTAGTAATACACTGCTGCAGGGATTCTTCTTCCAAAATCAAGTTGTTTACAAAATCCACAAACCAAAGAGGTATAAGTTATCACATTTAGACTCCAATTATGTTTCACCATCTCTCTGCAACTCCTTCCCCCAGTTGAAGAATGCCAACATATAAGTGTCACACATGTAAGTTGATTTCCCGTTCTCAGTCAAATTCTAGCACACCCATCAGAGCAGTAATTTTGAAAGCAATAGTCTCATGATCATAACCGGTTAAGGTCTGAAAAGTTGCTGCAGATGTTTGAGAAATCGCTAAGGTTCCGCATCAATTGATAGCATGCTGCACCGTTTGTTCTCACACTCCCTGGTGCTGCCATCCGAAAGTTTCTTGGGTGTAGCGTCGTCACTTAAGGTTCTGCAATTAAAATGATTCCTGATAATGTTAAGACTTGTTTTGCCAAAGAGAAATGACTGATAAAAAAAATAGCATGCCATTCAGGTCTGCAGTCTATAGCATACAATCTGAATAACAAAACAAGAGGATGTGATGCTTAAACAAAAGAACTGAGAGAACAACACCTTGGAAAATCCTTGTCTGGATTTTTGCTCCTGTTCTTGCGATAACTGTGGTTGTTCCTGCTTTGTTTTGAGGAGTCATAATCTCTATGAGCTTCACTAGCTCATGTACATACTTATTTCCACTGGCCTGCAATTACAAATTCACAAATCCATAGTCATTGACACTCAAAACGAACATACATTTTAATTCTAATTACCCTGCAATTACCCTTGAGTGTTAACGAAAAAACAAGACTTGCAAACCAAAACTTTTTAAAAAACATGGCAACCACTACAAGGATACATTGTCTGAGGCGGTGACTTTTAATCCCCCTATTTATTATTGGAAATTATGATAGGAGCAAACTGAAAACCATTACTGAGTCACTTGAATCTAAAAGTTAATAAGAAGATGGATGGATTTCAGAAATAGAGAGAATTTATTAATAAAACCTACCAATCATAATCAAACTAAAAAGGACGAAAATCCTTCGGACCAATCAGAAAAACAACAAGAGATCCGGATAAATCTGCAATTGAGATTGCAAAGCACGCTGCAGTTTGCATTTGAAGCATAACCCACTCTTTACTCCACTTCACTAGCTTCGTATGTGATATGTAAATCTGTACTGGTATATATAGACAGTCAATGGCCAAAAAGAAAGATCCCCAAGGATTGCCACAATATCATCGAAGAAAGGAAAAAATATCCACAACAATGTAGTCAGGGAGACAAACAAAGATCGCCAAATCAGTCTAAATGGTTTCAGTTTTAACTGATGCAGTCCTGAAACTGGAAAACAAGGAGGTCAATCGACTTATGTTGACTTGACCAGATTTTAACCTTTGACTAGACCCTAGACCTTGACACAGCATATATATGGTTTCAGAGTTATTAATTAAGACTTGAACTAAACTAACTCATGAAAATTCAACTTATTGccaaaattacaaaataaatttcTGATTAGTTGATGATGGGTACTAACTCGAGTGTCATCGTGAATACCGTCACCGACAGCACCGAAATTCAGCACGTTGAATGTTGGTAGTATTTTCCTTTGTGGCAGATGTTGGTCTATAGTTGATTCTGCAAGGTAGATAGATCGCTTGGTAAGGTAATTAATCGTTAACAATCAAAGAGATTAACATGAAACGGTTGATATTATTTTGAATATGAAGAACAGGCATGGAAAATTACAGCCATATTACCTGAATTTACTAAGATGGCGAGAAGAAATAgagtgatggagaagaagattttcCATTGCGTAACAAATCTTGGGTCTGGTGTGGAGAAAGATCTTGCTATATTAAGCAACAACACTACTTAATCAATTAATTTTAAGATTTGGTTACTTAACCAGATGAAGATTTGGTTTACGTAAAAATTTCACATACTTCAGATGATTTTGGTTCATTGGCCACTTGCTACATGATTTCCATGAAAAACCATCCTCCGTAGAACCTAATTCACGTGTTTTAACCAAAAAAGCTTTAGCTTTCGAAAATGATCTAGATCACACAAAAGAAAGAAGTTAGATAAATGTATTAACAATATAACTTCTAATGAGGAACGCATTGAACTTACATTTTTGTTGTTGAATTGTTTGCTGTAATATCATCTCTTTGTGAAGATTTAGGAAAGATTTCATCTAAACCCCAAAGGTTGAGCCTGTTGATCGAAGAAACATGGAGGAAGAagttccgattgtttttcatttgtAGGGTTTTGAGTTTTTGAGGTTGATGCTTTAGTTAAATTCATCATTTGGAGAAGAAAATGGTGAAGAAAATGACGAGGAAATGATTCAGCAAAAAAATTTCCATTGCGTAACAAATCTTGGGTCTGGTGTGGAGAAAGATTTTCCATTGCGTTACCAATGGGGAAGAACCCAAGATTTGCTAAGACGGATATCGATCTGAAGAAAAGAACCCCAATTACGATTCAGAGAGAAGGAAAAATCAATTAATTATAAACAGCAGAggcaacaagatttttttttttttttttttttttgagcttccaccaatagtaattgAAGAACCGTAATTTCAAAATACTTAATACATTCTAATGTACCAATATTTCATTCACCTGTTGTTTTATCACgtccatcaccatcagaacttcgaGAAACACCTTCATCAGTAAATCTTTGAAGATCCTAGGCTGTGTCGCTGAAAGAAGATTTGGGTTTTGAGAGTAGATATCATTATGCTGCTAGTGAATCAACAACAACTAGATAGaggattttatcttcttcttccgggAGTTTCAGTGGAATGATGAGGACAGTAATTTTAACCATGAAGGTATTCAGATTTGTGATAGATAAACATATTCTCGAATCATCCATTGCTGAGAATACAATTTTCTTTGACACAAAATTTCGAGATCTAGAAAATGGGAGAGCAAAGAGGGTTTACTTAGATATTTTCTTTTGTAAGGATACCTCatgtttttgatccaacggtcgGGATGTTGAAGTTTTTAGGGTGGTATTGATGAAGGCTTTTAGAGTTGTAGTGTAACTCGTTCATGGGTTGGAAAATGGCCCAGAATGCCAAAGTGGTAGGGAAGCGACTGCTTTGATCTGCACCCTTGGCTATAAATAGTTGTTCATTGGGTTCTCGTCAAGCTAGGTTTAATTGCACACAAGGTAGTGTATTGGAAATTGTTAGGTTTGTTTCTCAGCTGAATTAAGTAGTATTGTAACATAAGGTGTCTATCTTAGCTAGTAATGTGAATCTGAAAATGGAATCTGGGTAGACGAAATTTGATTCCAAGATGGCAGCAGATGGTCTCGAAATTGTGATGTGAGTTCAACACAGGAAGATGCAGAAATTGGTTGGTTGATTCAGAAGTTTGACAGTGGTTCCGTCGTCCTTTGTGAGGGTATCAATAGAAGGTTTAAGAGATGGAAGTTTTGACCGATGGAGATAAGGAAGAAAACGAGTTGCTGCCATCGATTTGGGTGAGTAATGGAGGAGGTTAAGACAAGGAATATGAAGcggagaagaaaatgaagatgtgtTTTTTATCGAATTTGGCTTCACAACAAGGATTGATAGTGAACAGTTTCAGAAGTTATATCAGCCAGGGAAGAGAggcaagttgttgttgttgttaacttCAGTGAATAAAGTGCATTTTGATGAATGTCTGAGGTTTATGTGAATGTTTAGGACAGTGGGTTTGTCTCTAATCCACATTTTCTGCTAAGAAATTGATTATGGTAGTTTCCAAGATACATCCATTACACAATCCGTCACCAACTCAAAACTGCACACAAGGTGCTTGGCTAAGTGCCTGAATGACAGGCCAGTTCTTGTTGCCACCTTTTAACTATAGAGTGGTGAGTCTTTGCACAGGTTTTGGAGAGGATTTAAAGTGGTGCCTGAGTCCGTTTAGAAGATTACCAGTTGAGCTGAATTCAAGAACAAGTTGCTTATGAATACATGAGTATTTGGCTCTGGTATTTGACgagaaaaaaaggaagaaaggTGGGTCAGTTTGCCATATTTTCTTGACCCTGTAACAAAGGTTTGCTGCCGGTTTCAATGGGTTCATTGGTTGTTTTTCAAGGGGCAGTGGAAAATAGTTGTTGTGGATGCTTTTGTTTTGTTGCTTTTTTCATAATTGTTATGGTACTTTATAGTTTTAGTCGTTTTTGAgaggtgttggtgttgttggttgggAAGCCACATATGTATTTGGTCACATTGGTGTTGATGTttggtcataatggttgaataatttgttatgcatctatgaaaatggttgcataacctgttatgcatctacaaaagatgttgcataacttgttatgcagtctagAAAAcgattgcataacacgttatgcagctacttttttcttagtattgaaaccaacaaaaaataaggttgcataacttgtcatgcacctacaataatatctacataacatgttatgaagtcgtgaaaatagatgcataacctgttatgcatccgaaaatatgactgcataatgcattatgcatcgataaaattgttgcacaatcttttatgcatcgagaaaataaatgcataatcttatatgcatccgtaaatatggatgcatactgcattatgcatcaattttttttatgtacgcactaaaatcaaccaaaacaatgcataactttgttatccaaatgcataatttgttatgcagtggagaaaatggttgcgtaattcgttatgcatctgcagaatgtgttatgcatcttttttggtggctgcataatagttatgtatcaagttttcgaaaattttgcctaaaatgatgatcacctctgattttttcgtgaattttttttttgatattcttgtttgtactcgttgcgtagctctcttaaaaagatttccaacgatataaaatttgtaaaattccaaggcgcggatttttagatatgttatatccaagttgtgttgccaattatacccctgatgcatacaTTTTTAACAATTtcttataattatgggtgtcacggaaataattatgagtgtcacaatacctaaaattaattgtgggcttgacaatgaaaatatttttttttttgggtctcccgcTAAGTTTCCCCTTGACAATATTGCAGTCAAGAAGACGAACAAAGATCCCCAAATCAGTTAAAATGGATTCAGTTTGAAAAGGTATCAATTGGTATCCCAGCAATCTGAGCCCATGGAAAACAATCCcaattcatttatttattttataagaagataaaataaattgagagaaAATCACctaaaatcattaatcaaaataAGAAGATAAAATATTGCAAGTAGAGGCGCACAATCTTACATATCTGAAGAAAAGAACCCCAATTAGGATTCAGAGAGATGGCAAAATCAATAAATTATAAACAGCAGAGGAAACAAGATccgaatttttgtaattttgaattTCCCACAAAAGTAAATGAAGAACACAAATTCCAAAATACAATTCAAAAGGTATCAATTTTTATTCACATGTTTTTTAATTATGTCCATCATCATCAAGACTTGTGATCTATATAACCCCGGCGAGATCTGAAAAACAGCCTAAGAGATTTGAAAAATAGCTCAGCGGTTCTACATTAACCAGTAAACATGCATACTCCGTCTTCTCCTGGTATAATTTTGAGATAACATGAAATCAAAATCGGAAAAGGAACAAGGCAAAATTTTGATCTTAATTATGTGATTTGCTGTAGTTAGGCCTTGAATGTGATACCAGTAATACATTAATTTATGGTGCTTACAGGAAAAACAAGAATGTCAGAAATGTTTATATAAAAATTAGCCAGTAAAGAACAACAACCTCGATGGattttgttggagtcttgcaacaatagaagaaacatcatatgtatcaaacaataaatataaagaaccgtatcaaacaactctaccacgaacaaattgatgagggcagaatcacaggttcaacaagctgtccttaacacattagttcgcgggtatactctaaagtaatgctaaaccccaacgtgcgaagatgtgtccaggataagactgcccgatataacttgtattagcacaatacaagttacccactcttaaactcagcaacggggatggaagtaaaacgccgcacgaaaataaaatcaagaagatgaagaaaagtagacctagagatggtcgctgcttgtgtgttttttaaaaacagaatttcgagtcatatttataggatgagatacttgcaaatcaagttagttttttttgttttcttcaaaaacaagtaaaactcgtaaaaggaatttcccacaaataaaactcttaaaaaataattttggaattaaattcctaaagaaaaaattctccaaaaagtaaatccgaataggaaagggacttggtgcatggtatacgcgtatatcgcatgggtcaaaagtgtatgattatatagtggagctcctctttagttttccacaatgtgggactaaaggttccacttcattcacccaaaaatgagtgagtatccttagacccttaggtcattagatcaaaccataccaagaccataaaatctttttaattaaaactcattttctccaacagatTTAACTACAGAATCTTCATTTTCAAATGTCTCACATATAATACATGCATCAAGCATTTTTTCGAACATTTTCACACATAATTATGCATGATATAATGAAATACCATCAACTTTTAAAATTGGTATTGTGCCAATTCCAATGTATCTCCG
This genomic interval from Papaver somniferum cultivar HN1 unplaced genomic scaffold, ASM357369v1 unplaced-scaffold_107, whole genome shotgun sequence contains the following:
- the LOC113328440 gene encoding uncharacterized protein LOC113328440 — its product is MLLLNIARSFSTPDPRFVTQWKIFFSITLFLLAILVNSESTIDQHLPQRKILPTFNVLNFGAVGDGIHDDTRASGNKYVHELVKLIEIMTPQNKAGTTTVIARTGAKIQTRIFQEP